In Actinomadura luteofluorescens, the sequence GTCGGGACCCAGCAGCTCCTTGAGGTCGATGTCGGGAGCGTGCTGGCTGGACACCACGACGGTGTCGAGGCGGACGCCGCGGTCGCCGTCGTACTCGATGGTGACCTGGGTCTTGCCGTCGGGGCGCAGGTAGGGCACGTCGCCGCTCTTGCGGACCGCCGACAGCCGCCGGGCGAGCCGGTGCGCCAGCGTGATCGGCAGCGGCATCAGCTCGGGCGTCTCGTTGGTGGCGTAGCCGAACATCAGGCCCTGGTCGCCGGCGCCCTGCCGGTCCAGGTCGTCGACGCCCTCGCCCTCGCGGGTCTCGTAGGCGTCGTCCACGCCCTGCGCGATGTCGGGCGACTGCGCGCCGATGGACACCGACACGCCGCAGGAGTGGCCGTCGAAGCCCTTCTTGGACGAGTCGTAGCCGATCTCCAGGATCTTCTCCCGGATCACGCCCGGGATGTCCACATAGGTCTCGGTGGTGACCTCACCGGCCACATGGACCTGACCGGTCGTGATCATCGTCTCGACGGCGACCCGGCTCTTCGGGTCGTCCTTGAGCATCGAGTCGAGGATCGCGTCGCTGATCTGGTCCGCGATCTTGTCCGGGTGACCCTCGGTCACCGACTCGGAGGTGAACAGGCGGCGAGACACGTACGTGAACTCCTTGCAGCGGCTGCTGACTGACGTCGCAGAACGGATTCTTTGTCGAGTTCGGCGAGGGACGCCGCCCCCCGCCATGGGTTCCCCACGATGTTAGGCCCAGAAGTCTAGCGGGATCGGCGCCCTTCGCCCTGACCTTGGCCTGACGTGCGCTCCAACCGCGCGGCGACGAGGTCCCACACGACCTCGGCGAGCGCCTCCTTGGCCCCGCGCGGCACCTCCGTCCGCGACCCGTCGGCGCCGAGGATGGTCGCGGCGTTGTCGGGACGGCCGAAGGTCAGGTTCTCGCCGACCTGGTTGACGACGAGGAGGTCGCTGCCCTTGCGGGCGAGCTTGGCCCGGCCGTTGGCGAGGACGTCGTCGGTCTCGGCCGCGAACCCCACGACGACCTGGCCGGGCCTGCGGATCCTGCCCAGCTCGGCCAGGATGTCGGGGTTCTTCACGAGCCGGATCGGCTCGGGCTCCGTCCCCTCGGTTTTCTTGATCTTGGAGTCGCGGTAGCCGGACGGGCGGAAGTCGGCGACGGCCGCGGCCATGACGACCGCGTCGGCCGATCCGGCGGCCTTCACGACGGCCTCGCGCATCTCCTCCGCCGATCCGACGGCGACGGTCTCGGCGCCCGCCGGGTCGGGCAGAGCGACGTTCGCCGAGACGAGGGTCACCCGGGCGCCGCGGGCCGCGGCGGTCCGGGCCAGGGCGTAGCCCTGCAGGCCCGACGAGCGGTTCCCGATGAAGCGGACGGGGTCGATGGCCTCCCGGGTGCCCCCGGCCGAGACCACCACATGCCGTCCGGCGAGGTCGCGCCCCGCGGCGCCGCGGGCCAGCACGTGCCGGGCCACCTCGAACAGCTCGGTGGGGTCGGGCAGCCGGCCGGGGCCGGTGTCCTTGCCCGTGAGGCGTCCGGACGCGGGCTCGACGACGACGGCGCCGCGCTCGCGCAGCGTCGCCACGTTGGCCTGCGTCGCCGGGTGCTGCCACATCTCGGTGTGCATCGCGGGCGCGAACACCACGGGGCAGCGGGCGGTGAGCAGGGTGTTGGTCAGCAGGTCGTCGGCGAGGCCGTGGGCCGCCTTGGCGAGCAGGTCGGCGGTCGCCGGTGCGACGAACACCAGGTCGGCCTGCTGACCGAGACGGACGTGCGGGACCTCGGCGACGCCGTCCCAGACGCGCGGGGACACCGGCTTGCCGGACAGGGCGGCCCAGGTGGGTTCTCCGACGAAGCGGAGCGCGTCCGCGGTCGGCACGACGGTGACGTCGTGGCCCGACTCGGTGAGCCGCCGGAGCAGCTCGCACGCCTTGTACGCGGCGATGCCGGCGCTCACGCCGAGCACGACGCGCGGCTTGGGGGAGGTCATGTGGCCCACGATCCCATCACGCGCCGCCCGCTCTCCGCCCGGGGTGGGCGCTGCGGGCTCAGCCCTCGATGGGCTCGGCGTTCAGGAGGCCCTCGCGCGTCTCGCGGAGCGCGATCGACAGCGGCTTCTCCTGGACCTGCGTCTCGACGAGCGGGCCGACGTACTCCAGAAGGCCCTCGCCCAGCTGGGCGTAGTAGGCGTTGATCTGCCGGGCGCGCTTGGCCGCGATGCTCACGAGGCCGTACTTGGTGTCGACGACCTCAAGGAGCTCGTCGATCGAGGGGTTGGTGATGCCCTCGTTGCTGACTGCCACTCGGTGGCCTTCCGTAGATTGAACAGGCTACTGGTCAGCCATCAAGGCTAGCAGCTCGCCGCACACGTCCCGAACGGACGTGTTGACGAGCGTGACGTCGAACTCCTTCTCGGCGGCGAGTTCCACGCGGGCCGCGTCGAGGCGGCGCTCGATGACCTCGGGGGGCTCGGTGCCGCGTCCGGTGAGGCGGCGGACGAGCTCCTCCCAGCTGGGGGGAGCGAGGAACACCAGCCGCGCCTCGGACATGGACCGGCGGACCTGCCGGGCGCCCTGGAGGTCGATCTCCAGCAGCACCGGTTCGCCGCGGGCGAGGCGTTCCTCGACGGGCCGGCGCGGGGTTCCGTAGCGGTTGCCCGCGAACTCGGCCCATTCGAGGAGCTGCCCCTCGGCGACGAGCCGGTCGAAACCGGCGTCGTCGACGAAGAAGTACTGCACACCGTCGGTCTCACCCGGGCGGGGAGCCCGGGTGGTCACCGAGACCGACAGCCACACCCGGGGGTGTGAGCGCCGGATCTCGGCGACGACCGTGCTCTTGCCGACGCCCGACGGCCCGGACAGGACCGTCAGCCGCCGCGCGAGCGGGCCATGCGGCATGGAGCCTTCCGGCGCAGCGATGGGTGCGCCGGAGCCGGACGGGATGGTGCCGTTCCCGGGTCGCCCCGAGCCGGCCGCGGCGGTCTGACCGCCGCGCCCGCCCGTGAGTCGCGCGTCAGCGGTTCGCACTTCCGCCGAACTCACGCTCCAGGGATGCGCGCTGGTTGGCGCCGAGGCCCCGCACACGGCGGGACTCGGCGATGCCCAGGCGCTCCATGATCTGCTTCGCACGGACCTTGCCCACACCGGGCAGCGATTCCAGGAGGGCCGACACCTTCATCTTTCCGATGACGTCGTCGGCCTGACCCTCTTTGAGAACCTCGGCGAGCGAGGTTCCCCCGTGCTTCAGCTTGTTCTTAACCTCGGCCCGCTCCTTGCGCGCCTTGGCAGCCTTCTCCAGGGCTGCGGCGCGCTGTTCGGGGGTTAGGGGCGGAAGAGCCACGCCGGGTCACCTCAGGTTTCCACTCGACGGAGTCGGACGGGTTGGGAAACTAGCGAGTTCACCACCCATAAGGCAACGTGAAGTGCCGTTTAGCCCGCCACAAATTCACGAAAATCACTCCTCGGAGTGTCCTGAATACAGAGTGTACCCAACTCGGCCCCCTCGGCGCCGCATCCCCTTGCCTTGCTGGGACTTTCGCATGATCGTGAAAATCCGCCCGTTCTGGCCGTAAATATGGCACCGGGCACCGCTTCGCCACTGCGCTTCGCGCCCCCGGAGGGCCGGTCCGCCACCGTCCCGGCACCCCCGCCCGGGGCCCCGCACAGGCGCCGCCACGGGCCCTCCCACAAGTGATCCCGACCGAGTGACACTCGTCACCCCGCGCCGTTCCGCACGTCGCCCCGGCACCGTTACTGTCATCCTCGACAACACACCCGCCAAGATCGTTCGCTCCGCACGGAGGACACCCGCACCGCACCAGCTCCCCCAGCCCGCCGCCAGGGCGCCCCATGGACGCGAAGACGCCGGCCGTCGCACCGGAGACTCCCCCCGGTCCGGAAACGACCCCTCCGCGTGAACGAGTTCGCCGTTCGGCACGTATCGCAAAGCGGCGACTCCGTCCCCGCATTCGCATGCGACTAAAACCACAATCGCGATCGCTCGTGCCACAAAACTCACCCACAAAGCGGTTCTGTGCGCCGTGCACCAATGGCGTGCGGGCCCGTCCGCGCACGGCGGCCGTGCCCGCCCGGGACTCGCGCCCGGCCCGCGCTCAGCCCGTACCGGCGGACGTACGGCGCAGCGCGGCGGCGATGGCGGCCGCGGCGGCGCCGGGATCGGGGGCGCCGGTGATGGGGCGGCCGATGACCAGCAGGTCGGCGCCGGCGGCCAGCGCGGCCTCGGGGGTGGCGACGCGGGCCTGGTCCTGGTTGCCCGAGCCGGCGGGACGGATGCCGGGCGTGATGAGCGTGATGTCCGGGCCGACCTCGGCGCGGACGGCGGCGGCCTCCTGCGGGGAGCACACGAGGGCCTGAGCGCCCGCCTCGACGGCGAGGACGGCCAGCCGGCGGACGGCGTCCGGGGCGGGCCCCGCGAGGCCGAGGGCGGTGAGATCGGCGTCCCCGAGGGACGTCAGCACCGTCACCGCGGCGATCTTGGTGGCGGGGACGGCCTGCACCGCCTCCCGGATCATCGCGGGCCCCCCGGCGGCGTGCACGGTCAGGTAGGCCGGCTTGAGGCGCGCCACGGCGCGGGCGGCGCCGCGGACGGTGGCGGGGATGTCGTGCAGCTTGAGGTCGAGGAACACCTGGACGCGGCTGGCGCCCCGCACGCTGGCGACGACGTCGGGCCCGTACCGCAGGTACAGCTCCAGGCCCACCTTGACGGTGGAGACGTGCGGCGTGACCAGGGTGGCCCATCGCGCGGCGGTCTCCAGGTCGGGCGCGTCCAGCGCGACGGCGATGGGGGCGTCGGTCACAGCTTCTCCTTCTCGGGTTCTTGCGGGCGCACCTGGGGCGGGACGTACCCGGCGGGCTTGTGCGCGAGGCCGACGGCGTCGGCGAGGCGGCCGATGCGGCGGGCCGCCAGCGCCTCCTCCAGCTCGCGCAGCACGCGCGGCCCTGCCGCGGGGTCGTGGAACAGGGCGGTGCCGACGGCGACGGCGGAGGCCCCGGCGAGGATGAACTCCAGGGCGTCCAGGCCGGTGGAGATGCCGCCGACGCCGATGATGGGGGTGGTGGGCAGCGCGGCGTGCACCTGGTAGACGCAGCGGACCGCGACGGGCCGCACGGCGGGCCCGGACAGGCCGCCGGACACGCCCGTGAGGGCCGGACGCAGCGTCTGCGGGTCGATCGCCATGGCGTCCATGGTGTTGATCAGGGTGAGGCCGTCGGCGCCCGCGTCGACGCACGCGAGCGCGATGGTGACGATGTCGGTCACGTCGGGGGCGAGCTTGGCGAAGACCGGGAGGCCGGGCCGGGCGTGCGCGCGCACGGCCCGCACGACGGACGCGGCGGCGGCCGGGTGCCAGCCGAACATGCGGCCGCGGTCCTCGACGTTGGGGCAGGCGACGTTGACCTCGATCGCGGCGACGCCCGGGACGTTGCGGAGGCGGCGCGCGAGGTCGCCGTACTCCTCGACGCTGCTTCCCGCGACGGACACGATCGTGCGGACCTCCTGCTCGAT encodes:
- the gmk gene encoding guanylate kinase, which encodes MPHGPLARRLTVLSGPSGVGKSTVVAEIRRSHPRVWLSVSVTTRAPRPGETDGVQYFFVDDAGFDRLVAEGQLLEWAEFAGNRYGTPRRPVEERLARGEPVLLEIDLQGARQVRRSMSEARLVFLAPPSWEELVRRLTGRGTEPPEVIERRLDAARVELAAEKEFDVTLVNTSVRDVCGELLALMADQ
- a CDS encoding dihydroorotate dehydrogenase, coding for MSERVTTTLGPLELPNPVLTASGCGGTGRELAQFFDLTRLGAFVTTSVMAQARAGRPTPRVTETPSGLLTAMGLPGPGVETFLERDLPWLIEQEVRTIVSVAGSSVEEYGDLARRLRNVPGVAAIEVNVACPNVEDRGRMFGWHPAAAASVVRAVRAHARPGLPVFAKLAPDVTDIVTIALACVDAGADGLTLINTMDAMAIDPQTLRPALTGVSGGLSGPAVRPVAVRCVYQVHAALPTTPIIGVGGISTGLDALEFILAGASAVAVGTALFHDPAAGPRVLRELEEALAARRIGRLADAVGLAHKPAGYVPPQVRPQEPEKEKL
- the coaBC gene encoding bifunctional phosphopantothenoylcysteine decarboxylase/phosphopantothenate--cysteine ligase CoaBC, which encodes MTSPKPRVVLGVSAGIAAYKACELLRRLTESGHDVTVVPTADALRFVGEPTWAALSGKPVSPRVWDGVAEVPHVRLGQQADLVFVAPATADLLAKAAHGLADDLLTNTLLTARCPVVFAPAMHTEMWQHPATQANVATLRERGAVVVEPASGRLTGKDTGPGRLPDPTELFEVARHVLARGAAGRDLAGRHVVVSAGGTREAIDPVRFIGNRSSGLQGYALARTAAARGARVTLVSANVALPDPAGAETVAVGSAEEMREAVVKAAGSADAVVMAAAVADFRPSGYRDSKIKKTEGTEPEPIRLVKNPDILAELGRIRRPGQVVVGFAAETDDVLANGRAKLARKGSDLLVVNQVGENLTFGRPDNAATILGADGSRTEVPRGAKEALAEVVWDLVAARLERTSGQGQGEGRRSR
- the metK gene encoding methionine adenosyltransferase, with the protein product MSRRLFTSESVTEGHPDKIADQISDAILDSMLKDDPKSRVAVETMITTGQVHVAGEVTTETYVDIPGVIREKILEIGYDSSKKGFDGHSCGVSVSIGAQSPDIAQGVDDAYETREGEGVDDLDRQGAGDQGLMFGYATNETPELMPLPITLAHRLARRLSAVRKSGDVPYLRPDGKTQVTIEYDGDRGVRLDTVVVSSQHAPDIDLKELLGPDVKEHVVDPVLAEFELDTENYRLLVNPTGRFEIGGPMGDAGLTGRKIIVDTYGGMARHGGGAFSGKDPSKVDRSAAYAMRWVAKNIVAAQLADRAEVQVAYAIGKAHPVGVFVETFGTEKVAPEKIEKAIGDVFDLRPAAIVRDLDLLRPIYQQTAAYGHFGREEPDFSWESTDRAKDLASAAGL
- the pyrF gene encoding orotidine-5'-phosphate decarboxylase, which produces MTDAPIAVALDAPDLETAARWATLVTPHVSTVKVGLELYLRYGPDVVASVRGASRVQVFLDLKLHDIPATVRGAARAVARLKPAYLTVHAAGGPAMIREAVQAVPATKIAAVTVLTSLGDADLTALGLAGPAPDAVRRLAVLAVEAGAQALVCSPQEAAAVRAEVGPDITLITPGIRPAGSGNQDQARVATPEAALAAGADLLVIGRPITGAPDPGAAAAAIAAALRRTSAGTG
- the mihF gene encoding integration host factor, actinobacterial type gives rise to the protein MALPPLTPEQRAAALEKAAKARKERAEVKNKLKHGGTSLAEVLKEGQADDVIGKMKVSALLESLPGVGKVRAKQIMERLGIAESRRVRGLGANQRASLEREFGGSANR
- the rpoZ gene encoding DNA-directed RNA polymerase subunit omega, whose product is MAVSNEGITNPSIDELLEVVDTKYGLVSIAAKRARQINAYYAQLGEGLLEYVGPLVETQVQEKPLSIALRETREGLLNAEPIEG